The Chryseolinea soli genome contains a region encoding:
- a CDS encoding GNAT family N-acetyltransferase translates to MKIEKCTMLEYDEIVKDIVDFWGSDRTLHLHHPYLIYEFGNTAFVIKEQGQAIAYLFGFYSQTESLAYVHLLGVREKYQRQGLGELLYENFINIAKSKGIAKIKAITTASNAKSIAFHKTRIGMTLLGQPNEAGVNVVRDYSGANKHVVVFEKRIDK, encoded by the coding sequence ATGAAAATTGAAAAATGCACCATGCTTGAGTACGACGAAATCGTCAAAGATATCGTCGATTTTTGGGGAAGCGATAGAACACTTCATCTACATCACCCCTATTTGATCTATGAATTTGGGAATACAGCTTTTGTAATCAAGGAGCAAGGACAAGCGATTGCTTATTTGTTTGGATTTTATTCGCAGACCGAGAGTTTGGCGTATGTTCATTTGCTGGGCGTACGAGAAAAGTATCAAAGACAAGGATTGGGTGAATTATTATATGAGAACTTTATAAACATAGCGAAATCAAAAGGGATAGCGAAGATTAAGGCCATCACCACCGCATCAAACGCAAAATCAATAGCTTTTCATAAAACCCGGATTGGAATGACCTTGCTTGGACAGCCAAATGAAGCGGGGGTGAATGTTGTGAGAGATTATTCCGGGGCAAATAAACACGTAGTTGTATTTGAGAAACGAATAGACAAATAA
- a CDS encoding RNA polymerase sigma factor: protein MEREDVLKSAMAGDINAFQTLFAEFQNQLKSYLYRLLTDRDDVDDLAHDAFIKAFANISTFNQDASLKTWVFKIATNLAYDHLRKQKRWQPDAQDRAADLAISSEEIRKVFWMVHDTSPTGAYEMKEHIDYCFTCISKTLPIENQVALILKNIYDFQVNEICLILEKTEGVIKHLLNDARNTLTDIFEHRCALVNKNGVCHQCSHLNEIFNPKQNQQEELMKLELVKASKKFDREQLFALREVLVKSIDPLHAAGTDIHAEMMKCLRTAIGEKSDFFEERQGKAE from the coding sequence ATGGAAAGAGAAGACGTCCTGAAATCGGCCATGGCCGGCGACATAAATGCGTTCCAAACCCTGTTTGCCGAATTTCAAAACCAACTGAAATCCTACCTGTACCGCTTGCTCACCGATCGCGACGATGTGGACGACCTGGCCCATGACGCTTTCATCAAAGCGTTTGCGAACATATCCACCTTCAACCAGGATGCTTCGCTAAAAACCTGGGTATTCAAGATCGCCACCAACCTTGCCTACGATCATCTCAGAAAACAAAAACGATGGCAACCCGATGCCCAGGACCGGGCGGCAGACCTGGCCATCAGCTCGGAAGAGATCCGGAAGGTCTTTTGGATGGTTCACGACACATCGCCCACCGGGGCCTACGAGATGAAAGAGCACATTGACTACTGCTTCACCTGCATCTCAAAGACCCTGCCCATCGAAAACCAGGTTGCCCTGATCTTGAAGAACATCTATGATTTTCAGGTAAATGAAATTTGCCTGATTCTCGAAAAAACGGAAGGCGTAATAAAACACTTGTTGAACGATGCCCGGAATACGCTAACCGATATCTTTGAACACCGGTGCGCGTTGGTCAACAAGAATGGCGTCTGTCACCAATGCAGCCATCTCAATGAAATTTTCAATCCCAAACAAAATCAGCAAGAAGAACTGATGAAGTTGGAATTGGTAAAAGCTTCAAAGAAATTTGACCGGGAGCAACTTTTTGCGCTACGGGAAGTATTGGTAAAGTCCATCGATCCCCTGCATGCCGCGGGCACCGACATCCACGCAGAAATGATGAAGTGTCTCAGAACGGCGATTGGTGAGAAGAGTGATTTCTTTGAGGAGCGGCAGGGCAAAGCAGAGTAG
- a CDS encoding flavin-containing monooxygenase translates to MVKETQVLIIGASISGLASAASLKKRGIAYSIIEKQQQVVPAWRNHYERLHLHTSKKLSGLPYRSFDRSIPLYPSRQQVVDYLTGYQKEFEIHPDFNTEALSVRKQGDDWITETSSHTYQSKYVVVATGPFGKPKPIHFKGMETFPGKILHSYGYKTGKDFKGQKVLVVGFGNSACEIAIDLFEQGATPSMSVRSAVNVVPRDIFGIPILQLALLMNFLPPRLADKMNAPLIRLLVGDITRLGLRKPPYGPLEQIEKHGAAPVLDIGTIALIRKGHIAIRRDLDHIQHKTVHFDDGSHDNFDAIVAGIGYYRDYADIIEVEHARFDDLKVSLDKQKYFGKDGLYFCGFWISPTGQIREIARDAQKIARDISRKIMS, encoded by the coding sequence ATGGTAAAAGAAACACAAGTCCTCATTATCGGTGCCAGCATTTCCGGGTTAGCCAGTGCCGCCTCCCTTAAAAAAAGAGGAATAGCGTATAGCATTATCGAGAAGCAGCAACAAGTCGTTCCGGCCTGGAGGAATCACTATGAGCGGCTCCATTTGCATACCAGCAAGAAATTGTCCGGGCTGCCGTATCGATCTTTTGATAGATCCATTCCCCTCTACCCTTCCCGGCAGCAGGTTGTCGATTATTTAACCGGCTATCAAAAGGAGTTTGAGATCCATCCTGATTTCAACACCGAGGCGCTATCGGTCAGAAAGCAAGGCGACGATTGGATCACTGAAACGTCAAGCCATACCTATCAATCAAAATACGTCGTCGTGGCAACGGGGCCGTTTGGTAAGCCTAAGCCCATACATTTTAAAGGGATGGAAACCTTCCCCGGAAAAATTTTACATAGCTATGGCTATAAAACCGGCAAGGATTTTAAAGGCCAGAAGGTTCTGGTAGTGGGATTTGGCAATTCGGCCTGCGAGATTGCCATAGACTTATTTGAACAAGGAGCGACACCATCCATGTCCGTCCGGTCCGCAGTAAATGTGGTACCCCGCGACATCTTCGGGATTCCCATTCTGCAACTGGCGTTGCTGATGAACTTCCTCCCTCCGAGGTTGGCGGATAAAATGAATGCTCCGTTAATCCGATTGCTGGTTGGAGACATCACGAGGTTGGGTCTCAGAAAACCACCTTATGGTCCGCTCGAGCAAATTGAAAAACACGGGGCAGCTCCTGTATTGGATATCGGTACGATTGCTCTCATTCGAAAGGGGCACATCGCCATACGCCGTGACCTCGACCATATCCAGCATAAAACGGTTCACTTCGATGACGGCAGCCATGATAATTTTGATGCTATCGTGGCCGGCATTGGCTACTACAGAGACTATGCAGACATCATCGAAGTTGAGCACGCGCGGTTTGACGATCTGAAAGTCAGCCTCGACAAGCAAAAGTATTTTGGCAAAGACGGCCTGTATTTTTGCGGGTTCTGGATTTCACCCACGGGCCAGATCCGGGAAATTGCGCGCGATGCACAAAAAATAGCGCGGGACATTAGTCGGAAAATTATGTCCTGA
- a CDS encoding SDR family NAD(P)-dependent oxidoreductase, with protein sequence MKNLKDKVAVVFGASGEIAGAVARSFSQHGAKVYVTARNLDAVKALAQEIKATGGHAEAAKVDALKEIEIDNFLKKVIADNGKLDVVFNGIGLSYAEMGGRPLTTLATFEHFMAPMEKICGSQFLTSRTAAKYMMQTQSEGTILLLTASLSRSKIPNLAGITAASAAIEGLTRVMAAEWGGDGIKVMCICSNALMETTRISGGINATAQQYGVPTEQVVAQYKAFDILKTSPTLKQLGETAAFLASETGVAFNSHIVDVDCGKLNIL encoded by the coding sequence ATGAAAAATCTGAAAGACAAAGTAGCCGTCGTATTTGGCGCATCCGGTGAAATTGCCGGAGCCGTCGCACGATCGTTTTCCCAACACGGGGCAAAGGTGTACGTCACCGCCCGGAACCTCGACGCCGTAAAGGCATTAGCCCAGGAGATCAAAGCCACCGGCGGCCACGCGGAAGCCGCCAAAGTGGACGCCTTGAAGGAGATTGAAATCGACAACTTTCTGAAGAAAGTCATCGCTGACAACGGCAAGCTGGATGTCGTCTTCAATGGCATCGGCCTTAGCTATGCCGAGATGGGTGGGCGTCCACTCACCACGTTGGCAACGTTCGAACATTTTATGGCGCCCATGGAGAAGATCTGCGGATCGCAATTCCTCACTTCGCGGACAGCGGCAAAGTACATGATGCAAACCCAATCCGAGGGAACCATCTTACTGCTCACCGCTTCACTGTCCCGGTCCAAAATCCCCAACCTGGCCGGCATCACAGCCGCCAGCGCCGCCATAGAAGGGTTGACGCGCGTGATGGCCGCCGAATGGGGAGGCGACGGAATAAAGGTGATGTGCATTTGTTCCAACGCCCTCATGGAAACAACACGGATTTCCGGGGGGATCAATGCCACGGCGCAACAATACGGAGTGCCTACAGAACAGGTGGTGGCACAGTACAAGGCCTTCGACATCTTAAAGACGAGTCCGACCTTGAAACAACTCGGCGAAACAGCGGCCTTCCTCGCTTCTGAAACCGGCGTAGCATTCAACAGTCACATTGTCGACGTGGATTGCGGCAAGCTGAACATTTTATAG
- a CDS encoding two-component regulator propeller domain-containing protein — translation MPRVYCHTLIVVAIMLGAMHSPAVRAQQPFVPFRHYSSFQGLSHDKVISILEDRQGFMWFGTVEGLNRFDGYTFTSFYHKNGDTTSLCDNAAIAMLEDRHGDLWIGTTGGMSRYNRASNSFTSYVPDPSREGSISDGRINQILEDEDGNFWLAFSNGYVDYFNRASDRFQHFLIDENALDITSLEFDRKGNLWIGTRIGVVIMNKARQITQHFTHNPADAGSLSHNNVNDLLLDRNGVMWVGSDGGLNRYDRDRKTFSHHRHRADDVSSLALDVIRCLGQDNAGRIWVGTENGGLDIFDPVAGRFYHYVNDELDSRSISDNSIYAIYRDRQNNVWVGTNSRGICLYDANRKPFVIYQKNLSHQPNLSNNKISAIAEQPGAGLWIGSDGGGIGFFDEGHETFTAYRHDPKDPNSIPGDFVVDLEWDEKAQCLWIATWGGGLGRFDPVTKKCQRFMPREGDPTAVGSDKLWCLYLDEEGTLYVGTLGSGFSIYNRSTGTFSTYSTDDGLREENVVAFCRDENGLLWLGSWGNGVSCFDPVARKFVARPDALRLKNAEAISADSLGRLWMMGAPGFEVYDPVSGVVQHYGDKEHVPETTINNFLRDGRGNLWLATNKGMVRYNLATQKATVYTEDDGLPTSQFYGRPLYASSGRMYFASVQGLVAFDPDSIKDNAIVPPVLITDLKIFNKSVYADSSDSPLQDVISETKEISLSSRYDFISLDFVAFNYSWPEGNQYAYKLEPFDNDWIAAADGQRSATYTSLEPGDYVFRVKACNNDGIWNETGTSLTIHILPRWYETVAFKLAVAVAIVAAAYAFYRYRVRVIANQARKLSTIVKERTHELQEMNKDITGKNLLLQDRQQEIEAQNEELKQSGDEIMAQRDIVFAQKEKLEEAYATIAQQNEDIHARNENLEQEVQSRTKELLAYNQQLEQFAFISAHNLRAPVARILGLGNILGLGAVSQEERVMVYEKMVATARELDRVVRDLNTILEIRKNNESPLTEVRFDEELMLVKRYIEKEIEDTRSVIRSDFSDAPRIYSVKPYVESVLQNLLSNAIKYRHPARTPVISLKTETVNGYIRLTVTDNGLGIDLDMFRHKIFSLYQRFHSHVEGKGLGLYLVKSQILALGGKIEVDSTVDEGTTFKVYFKNRWTTPN, via the coding sequence ATGCCGCGCGTGTATTGCCATACATTGATCGTTGTTGCAATCATGCTCGGCGCGATGCACTCGCCGGCTGTGCGGGCACAACAGCCGTTTGTTCCCTTTCGCCATTATTCCAGTTTCCAGGGCCTGTCGCACGACAAAGTGATCTCCATCCTGGAGGACCGCCAGGGCTTCATGTGGTTTGGGACCGTCGAAGGGCTCAACCGTTTCGACGGCTACACCTTCACCTCATTCTACCACAAGAACGGCGACACCACTTCATTGTGTGACAACGCGGCCATCGCCATGCTCGAGGACCGCCACGGCGACTTGTGGATCGGCACGACCGGCGGCATGAGCCGATACAACCGTGCCTCCAACAGCTTCACCTCCTATGTCCCCGATCCGTCGCGCGAGGGCAGCATTTCCGATGGGCGCATCAACCAAATCCTGGAAGACGAAGACGGAAATTTCTGGCTCGCCTTCTCCAACGGCTACGTCGACTACTTCAACCGCGCCTCGGACCGTTTTCAACATTTTCTGATCGACGAAAACGCGCTCGACATCACATCGCTGGAATTCGACCGCAAGGGTAACCTTTGGATCGGTACGCGCATCGGTGTGGTCATCATGAACAAGGCGCGGCAAATCACCCAGCACTTCACGCACAATCCCGCCGATGCCGGCAGCCTCAGTCACAACAACGTGAACGATCTTCTCTTGGATCGCAACGGCGTGATGTGGGTGGGATCCGATGGGGGCCTGAACCGCTATGACCGCGATCGAAAAACATTCTCACACCATCGCCACCGCGCCGACGATGTCAGCAGTCTCGCGCTGGACGTGATCCGTTGCCTGGGGCAAGACAACGCCGGCAGAATTTGGGTGGGCACTGAAAACGGGGGCCTGGATATATTCGACCCCGTGGCCGGCCGCTTCTATCATTATGTAAACGACGAGCTCGACTCGCGCAGCATCAGCGACAATTCAATCTATGCGATCTATCGCGACCGGCAAAACAATGTCTGGGTGGGCACCAACAGCCGGGGCATCTGCCTTTACGATGCAAACCGGAAACCCTTTGTGATCTATCAGAAAAACCTGAGCCATCAACCCAATCTGTCCAACAACAAGATCTCGGCCATCGCAGAACAGCCAGGCGCCGGGTTGTGGATTGGGTCCGACGGCGGTGGAATAGGTTTCTTTGACGAAGGGCACGAAACGTTCACCGCCTACCGGCACGATCCGAAAGATCCCAACAGCATCCCGGGCGACTTTGTGGTCGACCTGGAGTGGGATGAAAAAGCCCAATGCCTGTGGATCGCGACGTGGGGTGGCGGACTTGGCCGGTTTGACCCTGTCACAAAAAAATGCCAGCGTTTTATGCCTCGTGAAGGCGACCCAACCGCAGTTGGGTCTGACAAGCTCTGGTGTCTTTACCTGGACGAAGAAGGGACACTTTACGTCGGCACCCTCGGCAGCGGCTTCAGCATCTACAACCGAAGCACCGGCACCTTTAGCACCTACAGTACCGACGACGGCCTGCGCGAAGAAAATGTGGTAGCCTTTTGCCGCGATGAAAACGGTTTGCTCTGGCTGGGCAGCTGGGGCAACGGTGTGAGCTGTTTCGATCCTGTGGCCCGAAAATTTGTAGCCCGGCCCGACGCCCTCCGTCTCAAGAATGCCGAAGCGATTTCAGCTGACTCCTTGGGCAGGCTTTGGATGATGGGGGCCCCGGGCTTCGAAGTCTATGACCCCGTCAGCGGCGTAGTGCAGCACTATGGCGACAAGGAGCACGTCCCCGAAACCACCATCAACAACTTTTTGCGAGACGGGCGCGGCAACCTTTGGCTCGCCACCAACAAAGGCATGGTCCGGTACAATCTCGCCACGCAAAAGGCAACCGTCTACACCGAAGACGATGGCTTGCCCACAAGCCAGTTTTACGGCAGACCCCTTTACGCCTCCAGCGGGAGAATGTACTTTGCCAGTGTTCAGGGCCTCGTCGCGTTCGATCCCGACAGCATCAAAGACAACGCGATCGTTCCGCCCGTGCTGATCACCGACTTAAAGATCTTCAATAAGTCGGTGTATGCCGATAGCAGTGACAGCCCATTGCAAGATGTGATCAGCGAAACAAAAGAAATCTCGCTATCGTCGCGCTACGATTTTATTTCGCTCGATTTTGTCGCCTTCAACTATTCGTGGCCGGAAGGCAATCAGTATGCCTACAAGCTGGAACCATTCGACAACGACTGGATCGCCGCTGCCGACGGGCAACGGTCGGCCACCTACACGAGCCTCGAACCGGGCGACTACGTCTTCCGGGTAAAAGCCTGCAACAACGACGGGATCTGGAACGAAACCGGCACATCACTGACCATCCACATCCTCCCGCGCTGGTACGAGACGGTGGCCTTCAAGCTCGCGGTGGCCGTGGCGATCGTGGCCGCGGCCTATGCTTTTTACCGTTACCGTGTCCGCGTGATCGCCAACCAGGCACGGAAGCTCAGCACGATCGTGAAGGAGCGCACGCATGAGCTGCAGGAAATGAACAAAGATATTACCGGGAAGAACCTGCTCCTGCAAGACCGGCAACAGGAAATCGAAGCGCAAAACGAAGAGCTGAAGCAAAGCGGCGACGAGATCATGGCCCAGCGCGATATCGTCTTTGCACAAAAGGAAAAGCTGGAAGAAGCATACGCCACCATTGCCCAACAAAACGAGGACATCCATGCCCGCAACGAAAACCTCGAGCAGGAAGTGCAGTCGCGTACCAAGGAGCTGCTGGCCTATAACCAGCAGCTGGAACAGTTTGCCTTCATCTCGGCCCACAATCTGCGCGCGCCTGTCGCGCGCATCCTGGGGTTGGGCAACATCCTTGGCCTCGGCGCCGTAAGCCAAGAGGAACGTGTTATGGTCTACGAAAAAATGGTTGCCACCGCACGCGAGCTCGACCGCGTGGTGCGCGACTTGAACACCATACTCGAGATCCGGAAGAACAACGAAAGCCCTCTAACAGAAGTGCGCTTCGACGAAGAACTCATGCTCGTGAAGCGCTATATCGAAAAGGAAATTGAAGATACACGCAGTGTAATCCGATCCGATTTTTCCGATGCACCTCGTATTTACAGCGTAAAGCCCTACGTAGAAAGCGTGTTGCAAAATCTATTGAGCAACGCCATCAAGTACCGTCACCCAGCCCGCACGCCGGTGATCAGTCTGAAAACAGAAACCGTAAACGGATACATACGCCTCACCGTGACCGACAACGGCCTGGGTATAGACCTCGACATGTTCCGGCATAAGATCTTCAGCCTATACCAACGATTTCACAGTCACGTCGAGGGCAAAGGCCTGGGACTTTACCTGGTGAAGAGCCAGATCCTCGCCCTGGGCGGAAAGATCGAAGTAGACAGCACGGTAGATGAAGGCACAACCTTCAAAGTATATTTCAAGAACCGCTGGACCACACCCAATTAA
- a CDS encoding alpha/beta fold hydrolase: MKTPETFHSEPASPPENFKHQTAFVNGINIHYVIGGEGPPLVLVHGFGQNWFMWNRLLPEFSKHFTVITPELRGLGESNKPADGYNKKTMASDIHQLVVSLGFKRIKLVGHDIGLMVSYAYAAQYGDEVEKLALLDAFIPGVEPVWTRMSTTIWHFGFFSRPIAGDLVAGKEKEFLYDFWPEQYGLNKAPFTQAEKDEFVRAYATQGSTTGSFHWFGSFRQDVKDNQELTKKKLKMPVLAMGGEFSCAPFLADHARLVAENVEEVRIAGSGHWMVQEQTEQVQKGLMDFLQR, encoded by the coding sequence ATGAAAACCCCAGAGACATTTCATTCCGAGCCTGCCTCCCCTCCGGAAAACTTCAAACATCAAACCGCTTTCGTCAACGGCATTAATATTCACTATGTAATCGGTGGAGAGGGTCCCCCACTTGTGCTGGTCCATGGGTTCGGACAAAATTGGTTTATGTGGAATAGGTTGTTACCGGAATTTTCCAAGCACTTCACCGTCATTACCCCGGAGCTTCGGGGGCTTGGTGAATCGAACAAACCGGCCGACGGCTACAACAAGAAAACAATGGCCAGTGACATTCATCAACTCGTTGTTTCTCTTGGATTCAAGCGCATCAAGCTTGTCGGGCACGATATAGGTCTTATGGTTTCGTATGCGTATGCAGCACAGTACGGCGACGAAGTTGAGAAGCTGGCCTTGCTTGATGCATTCATTCCGGGTGTTGAACCGGTCTGGACCAGGATGTCAACGACGATCTGGCACTTTGGATTTTTCTCCAGACCGATTGCCGGTGATCTCGTCGCGGGAAAGGAAAAAGAATTCCTGTACGACTTTTGGCCCGAGCAATACGGCCTTAACAAGGCGCCCTTCACACAGGCGGAAAAGGACGAGTTTGTCAGGGCTTATGCAACCCAAGGATCGACGACGGGGAGCTTCCACTGGTTCGGCTCATTTCGCCAGGACGTAAAGGACAACCAGGAACTCACGAAGAAAAAATTAAAAATGCCGGTACTGGCCATGGGCGGAGAATTTTCCTGCGCCCCGTTCCTGGCCGATCACGCACGACTCGTCGCCGAAAATGTCGAGGAAGTGAGAATAGCAGGTTCGGGCCACTGGATGGTTCAAGAGCAAACCGAACAAGTGCAGAAAGGTCTGATGGACTTTTTACAGCGGTAA
- a CDS encoding restriction endonuclease, which produces MSIWMFSDHLDFDKREKFPKYENCIYCKSKLEILSHEIKPAIKGDYWHGEKIRVSFCPICGWWTAHHELYAPPAVANVEGVEKTSAAISVLKNLDVADINSPIDEVKKFLLVRYESRFSLHPRVFEETVGSVFKSLGYHIQVTGYTGDDGVDVILENESSKIGVQVKRYRNSIKVEQIRSLVGALVLKGMTKGIFVSTSTFQSGAANTVNRFEEKGYSIELYDAKRFYDALRLSQRPEYTSLEDFLSDHPINSLPVIHRDSYY; this is translated from the coding sequence ATGAGCATATGGATGTTCTCCGATCACCTGGACTTCGATAAAAGGGAGAAGTTTCCAAAGTATGAAAATTGCATTTATTGCAAGAGTAAATTGGAGATCCTTTCCCATGAGATCAAGCCCGCTATAAAAGGGGACTATTGGCATGGAGAAAAAATCAGAGTCAGCTTTTGCCCAATCTGCGGGTGGTGGACGGCACATCATGAACTTTATGCTCCGCCAGCTGTAGCAAATGTGGAAGGTGTTGAAAAGACCAGTGCAGCCATCTCTGTTCTCAAAAACTTGGATGTTGCAGACATCAACAGCCCAATTGACGAAGTGAAAAAGTTCTTATTGGTGAGGTACGAGTCCCGATTTTCTCTACACCCAAGAGTTTTTGAAGAAACGGTCGGCAGCGTCTTTAAATCTCTCGGGTATCACATCCAAGTCACCGGATACACCGGAGACGATGGGGTTGATGTTATCCTGGAAAATGAAAGTTCTAAAATCGGGGTTCAGGTCAAACGTTATAGGAATTCTATTAAGGTAGAACAGATCCGCTCTTTGGTTGGAGCCTTAGTCTTGAAGGGAATGACAAAAGGTATATTCGTTAGTACATCTACGTTTCAGAGTGGAGCGGCCAACACGGTTAATCGGTTCGAAGAAAAGGGTTATTCTATAGAATTGTACGATGCCAAAAGATTTTACGATGCTCTGCGATTATCACAGCGTCCCGAATACACATCTCTTGAAGATTTTCTGAGTGACCATCCAATAAATAGCTTGCCCGTTATTCACAGAGACAGCTATTACTAA